Proteins encoded by one window of Amaranthus tricolor cultivar Red isolate AtriRed21 chromosome 4, ASM2621246v1, whole genome shotgun sequence:
- the LOC130810248 gene encoding uncharacterized protein LOC130810248, which translates to MLAQNLTAAFSEQLRAVMNNAPTQQRVLEDMADQIKNLRARIEPHQEIPKSHESQDGNSRTSHSSRRNKKRRERSRTYPSLSKTDLRDGESKTASRDVRTFLESKKQKTSESVQSLVDKRREERKQAQAAESSRRITMPRNEAGKSSLSGKLVPIISPLAPVILNTPSNGKIKIPNMAAFDGTSCPEEHLMAYKNLMLLYTNDPLLWCKFFPTTLTGVALTWYTSLPGGSIHNFAQLEEKFLGHFIASRRQEKSNFHLLSITQLEGESISSYLKKFHEAVLEVTDLED; encoded by the coding sequence atgctagcacagAACCTCACGGCTGCtttctctgaacaactccgcgccgtcatgaATAATGCTCCTACTCAGCAACGAGTATTAGAAGACATGgcagatcaaataaaaaacttgcgggcacgaatcgaaccccatcaGGAGATACCGAAGTCTCATGAATCTCAggatgggaactcgaggacgtcccactccagtagacgcaataagaAGAGGCGGGAGAGATCTAGAACCTACCCGAGCCTCAGCAAAACAGATCTGCGGGATGGCgaatctaaaaccgcctctcgaGATGTCCGCACCTTCCTAGAAAGTAAGAAACAAAAGACGTCTGAAAGCGTCCAATCATTGGTGGataaaaggagggaagaaagaaagcaaGCCCAAGCCGCGGAGTCTAGCCGCCGCATCaccatgccgcggaatgaggccgGCAAAAGTAGCCTTTCTGGAAAACTTGTACCCATAATCTCTCCATTGGCCCCGGTGATACTAAATACCCCCAGTAATGGGAAGATAAAGATTCCAAAcatggcggccttcgatggaacGTCCTGCCCGGAGGAACATCTGATGGCCTACAAAAACTTGATGTTGCTGTATACCAACGACCCGTTGTTGTGGTGCAAGTTCTTCCCGACTACTCTTACGGGAGTAGCACTGACATGGTATACCTCCCTTCCCGGAGGAAGTATacacaactttgcccaactgGAAGAGAAGTTCCTGGGCCACTTTATAGCTTCCAggaggcaggagaaatcaaattttcatctACTCAGCATCACGCAATTAGAAGGAGAATCCATATCATCCTATCTAAAAAAGTTTCATGAGGCGGTGCTGGAGGTAACCGATTTGGAAGACTAG